The sequence TAGTGATTAGCGTGATTAGTGAGTAgagtgattagcggttagggttagcaattagtgcaATTAgtgattagcgcgattagcgtttggggttaggtttagggttggcaATTAGTGCGATTAGTGGTTAGCACGATTAGTGATTagcgcgattagtggttagggttagcaattggtgcgattagtgattagcatgattagtgattagcgtgattagcgtatagagttaggtttagggttatcgATTAGTGCGATTAGTGGTTAGCACGATTGGTGATTAGTgcagttagtggttagggttagcgattagtgattagcacgattagcgattagcgcgattagcgtatagagttagggttaggtttagggttagcgattaatgCGATTAGTGAGTAGCACAATTAGTGATtagtgcaattagcggttagggttagcgattagagtgattagtgattagcatgattagtgattagtgcaattagcattagggttagcaattagtgcgATTAGTGATTAGCACGATTAATGATTAGGGTTAGCAATCAGCATGATTAgtgattagcacgattagcatttagggttaggtttagggttagcgaatTGTGCGATTAgtgattagcatgattagtgattagcgcgattagcggtaagggttagcgattagtgggattagtgattagcatgattaatgattagcgcgattagcgtatagagttagggttaggtttagggttagcgattagtgcgaTTAGTACGATTAGTACGATTAGTGATTAGTGCAGTTAGCCGTTAGGGTTAGCTATTAGTGTGATTAgtgattagcatgattagtgattagtgcgattagcattagggttagcaattagtgcgATTAGTGATTAGCACAATTAGtgattagcacgattagcggctagcgcattgacacgccatcaaatggcgttaaataacgcgcaaaaggatgaaaatgcatacgtatagcacaccaaatgcagtAAACCGGCgtcacatacaatgcgatttcttGAGGTCAGTATTCatcatgccatcagcagctgtaactgtctctgttacatcagctttggtcgtctttttgcagctatcaactataaaccacagaaatgcgatctatatcacattgaaacggcattaagaggtcgatcaaatgatgaagttgtttatgaagaacatacgtacatttgtgtgtttctttcatcacactgcggctctattttgctgtgtttacctccatgttACCGATGATTTGAATAAGATAATGTacgaaaaaaaatgtctccattgtgaatttctggggttgccagaaatttgtgatgttaaaatggggtcatgagctaaaaaaggttggaaaccactgggttcaAGTATGTAGTAAGAAGATCATATATAATCAATTGTATATTTTGGAGTATCTTTTGCCAacctatatttttgtttgtttatttaggcATTAACGTCATGAAGCGTAAACTGGCAGAACACGACAACTTGAAAATCACCATCGAACAAACCGGAGACAAGTTCCACATCAAAGAGTCCAGCACCTTCAGGACCAAAGACATCGACTTCACACTGGGCGTCCAGTTTGACTACAGCCTGGCCGACGGCACCGAAGTGTCCGTGAGTGACATCACAGACGGTCATTACACTGAAGGAGCCAccgagtctgtttacatgaccataaaaatctgataactgagaGTAGTCTGATAATtggaataatcagatctgacacatttacacGGATTTAAGAAATGCGGTAATCAATAACCCTGGTTTGGATGCTCCACTCCATTATCGGATTTCGTTTGGAGTTcgtacgtacatagtgatggtagaatccaacttccatttgtatttttttttttttttacaattttaattagttttcaatatgcgcagatgtaaaagaactacaTTAATCAGATTAAGTTGCATACATGcagtactggggagaaatccagatGTTTCACATAATccaattactgctgttatctgataaaacatgtcagattttgctaaattcaagatatttttcttaattatcttagcaagatttcttgaagattttcaagatctactaataagttcctatatctcactgaaaagttactctgtaggtgattatgtctgagtttaagtgtgatgagatattttgagtaaaaacaattcaagattttgttgtttaattcaagattttttttttgcagcttaattcaatatttttttcttaattcaatattttttttgctcgattcaagcaaagaaaaaaaaaagaaaaatctgccaatggaacaagtgaaaattatcttggcgagattttttgaaataagattttccagatttattgtctaaaaatcagttcttatatctcactgaaaagttcctctttaggtgactatgtcttattttaagtgtgatgagatatgttgACGAGaaacaattcaagattttttgtttaattcaagatttatttatttatttatttagcttaattcaagacttttttttttttgcataatacaagatttgtttgtttgtttgtttttttttacttaattcaagattatttttttttgcttaattcaaccaaaaaaaatctgcgaatggaacaagtgaaaattatcttggcgagatttcttgaaataagattttccaaatgtattgtctaaaaatcagttcttatatctcactgaaaagttactctgtaggtaattatgtcttattttaagtgtgatgagatatttggacaagaaaaattttaagatttttttgtttaattcaagatttatttatttatttatttatttagcttaattcaagactttttcttGCATAATAcaaggttttttttggttttttttttacttaattcaagattgtttttgcttaattcaagatttttttgcttaattcaaccaaaaaaatctgctaatggaacaagtgaaaattatcttggcgagatttcttgaaataagattttccagatttattgtctaaaaatcagttcttatatatcactgaaaagttactctataggtaattatgacttattttaagtgtgatgagatattttgactagaaataattcaagatttttttgtttaattcaagatttatttattttctttgcttaattcaagattttttttcttactcaattcaagattttttgtttaattcaagattttttttttttttttgcttaaatcaagatattttttgcttaattcaaccaaaaaaatctgcaaatggaacaagtgaaaattatcttggtgatatttcttgaaatacgattttccagatctattgtctaaaaatcagttcttatatctcactgaaaagttcctctttaggtgattatgtctgattttaagtgtgatgagatattttgattagaaatgagaaaaatacacttggttagatttagatttttgcagtgtacacaaaactgatagaagtcgcatttaatgtgaaatatgaaggagcacataaaaaaaaattggatttcaccaaactgcattcagacctgctgtctgaacggagccttaTTACGTGTACAGTGAAAAATTGCGATCATTGTTAACGGAAACGGACAAAAGCCTCAAATCCACTGCCTTCTTTCCCCCAAGGGAACCTGGGAAATGGACGGAGACACGCTGAGGGGAAAGTTCACCaggaaagacaacaacaaggtcCTGACCACCACCAGGACGCTGGAGGGGGGGGAACTGGTACAGGTCAGTACGACCACAGGCCTTAGCTttacaacaaaatgaagaaaaaggagaaaatttaaaaaaaaaaaaaaaaaaaaaaaagtacaatataaagcaaacgaacaaaaagaaaaagttaaaaactaatgaagaaaataaagaaaatttactttattaaacaaaatgaacaaatttaaaGAGCAAGGAACAAaacataatgaaaaaataatgattaaagtgaataaaaagttggaagaaaaaggaaaaaatgtaaagaaaaatgacaacataaaccaaatgaacaaaaacaaaaagttaaaaaactaatgaacaaaatgaagaaaatgtattttattaaacaaaacaaaaatttaaagagCAAGGAACAAAAcataatgaaaaataatgaataaagtgaataaaaagttgtaagaaaaaggaaaaaatgtaaagaaaatgaaaacataaaccaaatgaacaaaaataaaaagtaaaaaaaaaaaaaaaaaaaaaaaaaaaaagaagaaaatttattttattaaacaaaatgaacaaatttaaaGAGCAAGGCACAAaacataatgaaaaaataatgaataaagtgaataaaaagttggaagaaaaaggaaaaaatgcaaagaaaaattacaatataaagcaaacgaacaaaaaaagttaaaaaactaatgaagaaaataaagaaaatttactttattaaacaaaatgaacaaatttaaaGAGCAAGGaacaaaatataatgaaaaaataatgaataaagtgaataaaaagttggaagaaaaaggaaaaaatgcaaagaaaaattacaatataaagcaaacgaacaaaaaaagttaaaaaactaatgaagaaaataaagaaaatttactttattaaacaaaatgaacaaatttaaaGAGCTAAGAACAAAAcataatgaaaaataatgaataaagtgaataaaaagttggaagaaataaacaaaatgaataataaatacataaaattaggaaaaaataagcaaaataaacacaaatcacCTGTGTTCTAGATTAATTTTGTGAATTCTACCTAAATATTTGCAATATGTGGAAAATTTAAGTCTTAATCTGCTTTTCTTATGAAATGAATGCAGGTATATTGAATATTTGGGCTGTGGTTAAGACtaaatctgtttgttttcactgagttttttccagttttcctgTTGTTTCATCCACAGAAACAGGTTAAAATGATGCATCAGTTCATGAAcacatttggggtttttttttttacagagttaCAGCTACGAAGGAGTGGACGCCAAGAGGATTTTCAAGAAGCAATAACCTGGAGTCTGAAGGCGCTCACATTAGAGTTTTATAGTTGATACCGTttagatttgtgtttttttttttgttttttttttaacagtctcACATGACGAGTTGTGACGGTTTCATGATTTTCAGAGTTTGGAACCAGAACAgtaaagagtcaaataaagagGAGGATTTACTCACAGAAAACAGATCCATGAGGTTAAAGGTGCAGCTTTTCCTGCAGGTGCAACAAGGTTCAGCTGTGCACACCAGTCAGCTGATCAACCAACatggagttaaccctttaaacgccacaggtttgggtttttatttacaaaaaatattcagtttggaTATCAAGATTTAAAAAGCTGTAGTTTGGAAGTTATTAAAGGTAAACGCCTtttgtaaataagaaaaatattggatatgccctaaagtttatgatgggagcaaaatgtactcatctaatttgcatattgtgacgtcacatggtggcggccatattggattgtgtaacttttagtaaaattaaaatttgaatatatttacatggaagtttttttgtgtgtttttgtcttttttgtcattttatctttAACATAAACGAACAttta comes from Sphaeramia orbicularis chromosome 18, fSphaOr1.1, whole genome shotgun sequence and encodes:
- the LOC115438597 gene encoding fatty acid-binding protein, intestinal-like yields the protein MAFNGTWKVDRSDNYDKFMEQMGINVMKRKLAEHDNLKITIEQTGDKFHIKESSTFRTKDIDFTLGVQFDYSLADGTEVSGTWEMDGDTLRGKFTRKDNNKVLTTTRTLEGGELVQSYSYEGVDAKRIFKKQ